Sequence from the Mytilus galloprovincialis chromosome 13, xbMytGall1.hap1.1, whole genome shotgun sequence genome:
TTGCGAAGTATATACATTCTCATTTTAAAAAGCAGTATCAATGAATATCTTTTTAATATATCAAACTACATATACATTGCCTAGTCCTAGGAGGGGCCAGATTTGCTGGATATTCCTCAATTGTAGGtgagtaaaatggctaaaaaaacCAACTCATACCAAAATAATATTTGCTTTAGATAATCGAACAATACTTGCCTTTTCCTGAATATAGGTACTGAAATTGTAAATAATACCTTGAAGCAcagtattttttatgttatacatgtacactTTGATAAGATTTGGATCTATAACAGAACATATCCGATACAAGACtattgaatttatattcacaaagtgacttatttttatgcattttccttttttcctgttttaacaaaaaaaaaaatggttacctTAATATACTGAAAAGCTAACTATTAATATAAAGCAATTCGATAAATTCGAATGGAATGTCAAGTTATGAAACTAAAAAGGTACAGTTGGTACCAGTGTAATTAATTATAAAACTGTAGCATAAATGTCCGATACGGAAAagtattaattataaaaacaaattaaaacaaaatatagctCTATATAATTATTTTACCAATTAATATTACCTGAAACATTATTGAtgtaaattaagattttttgGGTCGGGGATAGGTAGACGTTGAATGCATATAATCACATTACCCTAAGATATTGCTTTTCTTTCAACCACTACCCAATATAGTGGGAGATATTGTGGagataattgtgcaaatcgtgataaaagcatgaaatttggtaaagAGGTTGACTAaacgataattaaaaaaaatcagctgctggccataaaaaaatttcattttttcaagatggccaccgcgcATTTTAAAAATGGCGTCATATCCAATTCGCTACATTTTGTAAATCCGTTGAAAGCTTTGCTATAGGTATAATCCAAAGTCAATTTTAATAAAACGTAAATAACAGTTCCTAAAGTAcgataaaacaatacataaatgacgaaaaagttacttccggtaaaaaaaatgGCGGCAATTACGTTTAAAATGGCTACATTTCGTATATCCTTTAAAAGCTGTATATTTAGGTTTAATCCAAAGTATGGTTGGATAAAACGAAAATAACAGTTCCTAAAGTACGAtcaaacaatacataaaacacgAAAAAGTTACTTCCGGTTCAAAAATGGTGGTAAAGACGTTGAAAACGGCTATATTTCGTAAGTCCCTTGAAAGCTGTGTTGTAGGTATAATCCAATGCAACTTTTGATAAAACGTAGATTACTGTTCCTTAAGTACAATGACACAATACATTCACGACGAAGAAGtaacttccggttccaaaatggtgacaaaaacgtttaaaatttcattattttttcattttcttctaaTTAAAAAGAGTTATCAATTAATTTGTTAAGTTCAAATACCTAATTTGGTTAGAAAAAAGATAGTTTGCATTCCGTAATATTATATTATCTGTCAGTTGCCAACACAAACGCGTACAAGGTAGGCATATATATGGATTCGTTTACAGTTATCAACAACGCTTGAATTTTTGCATCCGCTTTTCAAAAGATTCTGATCTAATACGAGGGTGCAATTGCAGCCAAAGAAGTtcattttggtttccaactgtcagTGCTTGTTTTTCATTCATCCAAACCCAGTGTTCATGTCTTGGTACATTGTATGTGTACCTGTCGAATGCACACATCCGGTTGAGCCCACTTTGATATGCTTCTCTTTCGATGTGAGTCGGAAGAGACCATCTTGTAGGGGGAATATCATCATAAGGGCGCTGCTTCCTGACAAATGATTCAAATTGTGCCTTGTTAACAGCAAGTGTTGATGTTGCCGTACATAATGCAAGCAAATACTTTTATGATGTCCATATCTCTGCCTTCATACAAAACTAAAGCGAGCAACAGCATTCTTAACATCTGGAAATAATTCCAATGTCTGCCAAGCTGACCTATTCACTTTCCCACCAAATGCTGACACAGTGTCACATTCACAGAATGCATGGAAGGAAATAATAGCAGCTGCACAAGGACCAATCACATTTGATATGTCATATACATGAAGTCATCGAAAGTCTTTATTTCCTCAAAAACCTATCCACACTTTGTCCATACCTAATACTGCGAGATTAGATCTGCAATACTAATACTACTACATCTGTATCAGTACTACTTAAAATTacttttatcaaccattttcCGTAGCAAGCTTATCATGGACAAACATACGTGTATCTGCTTGTTCTTGGTTATAAAGGGATAGCTGGGAAGTATccgtattgaaattgcaaagaacaTTTCACCTTGAGTAACATAACAACAATTACAAGTCTCTAAAGAAGCAATTATGTCGGCAACAAACTTGAATCATTCCGTTTTGTTGCCATCTACACAAAGAAAACCACTGCAAATCCCTGGCGTTCTATTAGAACCATCAACTTTCAGTCTAGCACCAGCACCTTGCATTTTCGCTGTCCAGCCTTTAAATGATCAAAAACAATGTCTTCTCTTCAATACTTATCGGTGCAAGATTTTATGTGAGCCAGTATGACATCCATTGCATAATCACCAAAAAGTTTTGCACGTGGTGGCTTGGAATTGACCATTGCTGACCCCCAATCGGTTAATGCGTCAGAATTTGGATCAGTTGATGGCAAATCGCACAATGTTTCAAGTATACCCATTTGCTGCgatttaataactgtttaaagtGACATCCGTAGACAAAAACAGAGAAGTAATTTTGTTTTCATGGATAAAGAAATCTTCCAAGTCAAACTGTCTACTTTGACAAGAAATAAAATGTCTAGAAAAGAGATCGCAATAACGTTTAATGTTCTTCAGCTTTGGTTTTTGACATAGCcatttccagtttcattttacgGCTACAATAGGAAATTGTTCTTTTTTATCTGGTTATAGAATGCAGATTTTCCTTCGTTTTGCATTTTCTTAAAAAGATCTTCGAATTGTTCGGacccaatatcttggagtttatataCATATCTCACCTGCCTCCGAGTCAATTATTTTCTTTGTACAAATCTTACGACTGTTCTAGAAGAAAGTAAAATCAGAAGATGGATTTTCAAACTCGGTCATCACTTTAGAAAGCCttttacactttaaaaaaaatcattttgtgttTTCGTTAGAGTTTTCATGATGTCGTCCATTTTAAAATGACTAAAACCACTATTTCGTTCAAAATCATCTACCAGTCTACTGATATCCATCCATCCATCGTCTCAAGGGAATCTTCGGTGGCACCAACATCGctcttcacaattgcattattctgtatttgtgcctgatcaattgtgatataagaaaaaaaaccttctggtcttacgtacagtgaaattaccATTGTCACCTTGTTGTAAATGCTCGTGAAGGCAAGTCATATCTCGGAGATGGATCCGTAACCGTCAAACATACTTTTCATAATCTGGACCAAAAAATTACGGTATCATGCTTGATATGGACTGTTTGTGATGTACGATATCTGACTCATACAATGGGCGTACCACCGAAAGAACAAAAGTTTTTAATTCACAATTATACAATTGAACAACAAATATTAAACTGTGGTAAAGATGACTGTCTTTCCTTGCACCTGTCTATCAAATAATCGAACGACACAGAGTCATTAATTGTTCAAGCAAAACACACGCAGTTATCCGATTCGCATGTCTATTATACCTAAGTTTATTTgaacatatatgaaaataatgtgaCGCTAGGTGTTGCAATGTCGGCTTCAGTTAGGCACAAGTCCATCTATTTTCAGGCAATATATCCCCATGAATTTTAAAACAAGCCATTGTAATGTACTTTCCACCAAACAAAACTATAACCTTATCTTCTCCGTACAAATCTGGCCATTCATACTGAACTTACTTACCCAATACTAAAAGTGGTTGATCTGCAGCTATAATTGATGTTTGGCCAGGATTTTGAAAGTTTAACCACTTTTGTTCACCTATCCATCGTATGATTGATCAATTCAACTGAATGGGCATGTTTTCAAAAAGTGGAATCATAAAAATTACAGTTATTGAATAGAAGAGTATAATTTTTAGAGGAATGAAATGACGACCAAAATATGTTTACGAAATTCAAATCCTCCTCTGAACTATGATTTACATCAGTGTGCCCTGGTAGTAGGTGCAAATCGCTCTGTATGTCTATAAATAGATTGCACATGCGCAAAATTGATAAACGCATTTTTTTCATAACcttaaataattttatcaaaccaattcatatcattaaaaatcaaaaagcaccaagtaaatagtaaatagttcaaatgtttatgTGTGagttttgttacattttcgcaCATGCGCAAACCATGAAGagtcaaatatttatttctattaaataCGTCAAATGCAAGGAATGTCACCACCAAACCATAAACTATTTTTCACTAAAAGAAGGTCAAGAAAcaaattttgtagaaaaataagtatttttgaacTCGAAAAAACAGCCATTTTTGAAAAAGgacgtggccatcttgaaaacatgattttgtttCATCcagcagttttttcttaaaaagtatataataatgatgcttcgtgCTTATTTttatgcttgtatcatcatttgcacaattccctcgattttgcttgctaatatcttccactaataATCCTATCTGCGCATCCCCCTGTTCCGTTTCAATAATACATTTGACTGTTAGTACGCATGCTTTAAAAACTATTCTGTAGTTGGCTGACACAGGCACACTATTGTTTCACAAAAGAACAAGaatctcgctgtgttgaagacctattggttgCATTGGActaatgttttagttttttaaGCTGTAGAATCTATATTTTGCAGACAGTATTCTATTACACACAGAATGAATCATACATCAGAAGTTTTGGTGTCATTTTCAATGATTAAAAAGGAAAGCAACATATTTGCAATCGGTACATGTTATTTTAAAGTTGTTCTAACCAATTGCTGGTTTGTTTTGAATAATAATCATTaagtcttaatttaaaaaaataatactagtAAAGTAGTATATATCTGTATAAATGTACATACAATATTATTCAAGTTTCGGTGTCTTTAACTTTCAACATGCCCCTTATTGTCTGCAACATCTTTATAAAGATAAGTTAGCGTACAGGACCTTTGTACTTTGACTTGACCTCTAATTTTATATTCTAACTTTGAATATGgtattcatttttgtcgagccttcgactttagtcgaaaaagcgagactaagcgatcctacattccgtcggcgtcggcgtcgtcgtcgtcggcggcgtccacaaatattcactctgtggttaaagtttttgaaattttaataactttcttaaactataatgaatttctaccaaacttggacagaagcttgtttatgatcataagaaagtatctagaagtaaattttgtaaaaataaaattccattttttccgtattttacttataaatggactttgtttttctgcaaggaaacattacattcactctgtggttaaagtttttaaaattttaataactttcataaactatccttgatttgtaccaaacttggacagaagcttgtttataatcataagatagtatcaagaagaaaattttgtaaaaataaatttccacttttccgtattttacttataaatggacttagtttttctgcgaggaaacattacattcactctgtggttaaagtttttaaaattttaataactttcataaactatccttgatttgtaccaaacttggacagaagcttgtttataatcataagatagtatcaagaagaaaattttgtaaaaataaatttccacttttccgtattttacttataaatggatttagtttttttgccagaaacaaaacattcactctgtggtttaagtttttaaaatttttataatgttcttaaactatcctggatttctaccaaacttagacagaagcttgtttctgatcataagatattattcagaagtaaattttgtaaaaaaaaaattcactttttccgtattttacttatcaatggacttagtttttcttccagttaacattacatacagtctgcagttaaagtttatacaacatttattagattcataaactatcctggattttttaccaaacttctttcaatcaaaagacagtatcgagagggaaatttttattgatgtttttcctcattttttgagtctgcgattaacagcaaaagtaggcgagacactgggttccgcggaacccttacaaattttaattaGAACGAAACTATATATGGCTATATAATTTCATTTCAGGTCAAGAAAAAAGTGGGTTTAGCAGCTCTGGCGCTGCTCCTCCTATTGGATGCCCTCCTGGACTTGAATATTTGGCTCAGATGGACGAAGTTTATCTCAATCAGAAAGTTGATTTATTAGAAAGtaagtttaaatatatatatatacagataattatttgtttcgtttgtttgtttttaaatgtaatatatatatataagctaaCATGTATATCTTAATAGAAATGTATATATGGTTTCAACCCCGTATTGATAACGATAAGAGGGAGATATGATACATCATAAAAATGTCCTCACTTTATGTTAGGAAATAAATGTGTATTTAAAATGATACCGTCTTTGGTTTTAGAAGGAATAGAAATTTGTATGGAGTTTGTGGGTTGGGGAGGGCGTaatgaatataatattttgttttcaatttaaaggATGCATTCCCCAATAAATTTTCAATTCTCTCACTTCTAAAACAGATCAACTTTACATTATTTATTCACAGTTTTAACAAACACAGCTTTAGAAGTTCCAAACAGATACAGCGTTGAGAATGCTAGCGGACAGAGAGCTTATTTTGCACAAGAAGGTATTAAAATAATATTCTACAACTGTTACAATGATCAGTTCGGGGAAATCGACGTGTTTTATAAAGCTTCACTCTATACAAGCTGTACGGGCAACAACTTCTCTAACGTTTTGTGGCATTATACTCGCCTTGAGATCTAGAAGGTCATAAAACACAAACGGGATTCAAGGCTCGGCGGAGTAAAGACCAACAAAGATTTGGAAATTGGAATTTGGCTGCTACTATTTTGCTACAGTGAGACGTATCTTTGCTAGAAAGACCTGTCAAATGCTGAACTGGCCCAAAAAAAAATCCAGTCATATGTTTTCGTCTAGTAAAATCAGGTTTCATATCAATAATTATAGGCGTTGATTGACTGACATGTTTCTGGTCTCATGTTAGTATGTTGGCCTTGAGAGAGCTACTAAAGTCTTACAACACTAATCATTGCTAATTGGGCTCTAAACCCGGTTAAGTCATTATCAAAAATAGACCGGAAAATTTCCATTTGCTGCCTTTGTCTTGCAAGGGTGACGTGTACGTGTAACTAGAGAGACACGGCATCCTGTCAATTAGCCGATGAAAAGGTTCGTTTATATCTATAACAGACGTTCATCGACATGCTCATGCCCCTAATACGCAAGTTTATCATTGTTGCCACTTTGATTTATGTAGCTACacatgatcatatatatatatatataaatgtatataaaacaacttataCTAGTACTCAACTTAACAAAGATTTCACGTGTAGCGCTTATGAACACATGACCTAGATGAAGTGCTGTTGATATGGCTGTACATCTATAATTCATAAAAGACACAACATTTGCATTTAGACAATAAAACCCATAAATCTTACAAAAGATGATATCTCAAATATGTTACTTCAAAAATGCAGCGTTTTGCTTCAACTCCATTCAAAGTTTTTTGTgtggtgttttgttttttgtgaaTTTGAATGTCGTCTGGTCTGTTCATAGGCCGTCAATCATTCTTTCACTGATATTTGATTTCCCGTTGGTATCTTCTTGCCTATAAGATTTGAATCCTTTTTTTAGAATCTGAATGTTGTAACAGAATATGCTGTGGACCAAACCGAGGATTTCAAATGCACATTACAATGAACGACGGCAGGGTAAGGAATATACTAGTAATAGCCGACACAATGAAACTTGTATATAAATTTAATCATACACTTGTCATAACCACTATAACATCGTTTTTCCTTTTTAGTGATAGAACTAAATGCCATTTAGAACAGATTTTTGAGTTGCGTTAAGTAACACACCATTGTCACAAACTCCAAAGTGATTCTTTATTTACTTACATTTAATACAGTAAGGTTTGTACGAGGAAATATTTCCAGGTCTTGTTTTTTAACTGCAAAATTAGTTCAAACTGACAGAAATTCTACATTATCCATGTTATCAATTACAGAAGAATTTTTCTAAATTTGTATCATGCACAacttattttatagattttattgattttacatTAAGTAAAAAGTTGATTTTTCTTCACAGGAAGTTATAAAATGTGAGAGAGAATTTAAATGTTGTGCAGGGTGTTGTTGGTGTGCAAATGGGGACCATTGTGGATGGGAAATGACCGTCGAAGCTCCACCTGGTAATCTGATTGGATATATTAGACAACAGTAAGTGTATCCCTCCACTGTTTAATCAACAGAATTTTACAATGGTATTTTAATAACTATATATGGTTGTTTCCCCTTTGataaaagatttttaaagttaGACTAATAAAGTCCTCGCTTCGATCAGAATAAGTTGTCACTAGGTATATTATCTGCCTTGTTTAAACCCTATATTTTAGGCTGAATTTGTTCAAATATGAATTCAAGTGCTAATTGCTTTAACAAGGTTAAATAGTTAATTAAACTATTATAGTAAGTTTGCATTTGTACAATTCATTCAAATGAAGTATCATTATGTTCTAAcggctttattttattttttttaatcaattttccATAGACGTTCCTTAAGGGTTCATATATTCAGTTTAAAGAGTAGGATAATCCATGAGTTCGTTTTTTTGTCGATTCTGCACTTAAGAGTTCCCGATACTGTTTGTGTTCAGGATTCGTATGTTAATTTAAGTATAGGATTAAACATGAGTTAGTTTCTTTTTTGACGGTACCTCACTTACGAGTTCCCATTTCGGTATTTGATCAGGGTTCGTATGGTCATTTACGACGAGAATAAGAAATGAGTTAGTGTCTGCAGTGTTTATCGTGGTTGGGTCTGAGGTAAAGATAACATAGGTCAATTTAATTTCACTACTACAGTCGGAACTCTACAGGAGCGATTTACAAGTTTGACATGTCTAATAATTAATGCAGACAAGTGCTTCGGACAAACGAAATTTTCTTGGTGGTAATTGCATTAACTTGTCAATGATCCTGAGTGTTGACTTTTAGTTCTCGGTGTTATCAGAAGCTCAGTAGGAgtgttctcttatatttgttttctgaATTCCCCGTtgataaatcaataaataatttaGACGAGGATTCCAACTCCCTTATGCAAAGTATATCTAAGATATGTTTTGGTATTCTTCTTCGATCCATATTGGTCATATGGAACATtatatttttggaaagattagaacttgttctaaatctttgcttaggcaccggcctccctaacaacaggacaggttagctactgttactaaatgtattcacactgaaatatagttccctatggttatcatctatgtgcacataatacacatataaactaaaaaaaatagtatattattggagcagttcatctaagaatgtatgtcattaaggtgtgttgatgtgcaggcttttttaaaaacattttgattaggtaagtGGGTATTGATTtaatactagtatgattgacaactgtcattatcactaaacaatcagagacaaggtggacctttaattacaatacccCACCTCCTAAACTACCAATCAAATTGACAACATTACCTATCAACcgcagtcttacata
This genomic interval carries:
- the LOC143057731 gene encoding phospholipid scramblase 1-like isoform X1, with product MSSAVTSQPVLGGARFAGYSSIVGQEKSGFSSSGAAPPIGCPPGLEYLAQMDEVYLNQKVDLLEILTNTALEVPNRYSVENASGQRAYFAQEESECCNRICCGPNRGFQMHITMNDGREVIKCEREFKCCAGCCWCANGDHCGWEMTVEAPPGNLIGYIRQQGSKWKMNLALYDANRVKLYDIWSKCCPIFCVCCIDDINFYVHDVKSGNRLSPRIYKKWAGWVRECCTRADLLVCEFPGMDVKEKALFVCACFMIDVMVFEPQKKNNN
- the LOC143057731 gene encoding phospholipid scramblase 1-like isoform X2 encodes the protein MSSAVTSQPGQEKSGFSSSGAAPPIGCPPGLEYLAQMDEVYLNQKVDLLEILTNTALEVPNRYSVENASGQRAYFAQEESECCNRICCGPNRGFQMHITMNDGREVIKCEREFKCCAGCCWCANGDHCGWEMTVEAPPGNLIGYIRQQGSKWKMNLALYDANRVKLYDIWSKCCPIFCVCCIDDINFYVHDVKSGNRLSPRIYKKWAGWVRECCTRADLLVCEFPGMDVKEKALFVCACFMIDVMVFEPQKKNNN